One window of Schistocerca cancellata isolate TAMUIC-IGC-003103 chromosome 9, iqSchCanc2.1, whole genome shotgun sequence genomic DNA carries:
- the LOC126101225 gene encoding proline-rich protein 2-like, whose product MTVLYPERPPPPAQPPQAPPPQPPPPSQQTSRQAPPPQPQPPQQQAQPQQPPQQPPPPPPPQQQPPQQPPPPPQQQPPQAQIEYLPPPSQPRNRISLLHPQEFLRPLPQGARLQPP is encoded by the exons atgactgtTCTTTAC CCGGAACGGCCTCCACCGCCGGCACAGCCCCCACAGGCGCCTCCGCCCCAGCCGCCACCTCCATCGCAGCAGACGTCTCGCCAGGCCCCACCTCCGCAACCGCAACCTCCCCAGCAGCAAGCACAACCGCAGCAACCACCGCAACAACCGCCTCCGCCGCCACCTCCCCAGCAGCAACCACCACAGCAGCCACCTCCTCCACCTCAACAGCAACCACCTCAGGCACAGATCGAGTACCTGCCCCCACCTTCGCAGCCTCGTAACCGAATTTCATTGTTGCATCCTCAGGAGTTCCTCAGGCCCCTGCCACAGGGGGCACGCCTCCAACCTCCGTAA